A genomic window from Streptomyces brevispora includes:
- a CDS encoding TatD family hydrolase, translated as MRIFDPHIHMTSRTTDDYQAMYDAGVRALVEPSFWLGQPRTSPASFFDYFDALLGWEPFRAAQYGIAHHCTLALNPKEANDPRCTPVLDALPRYLVKDSVVAVGEIGYDSMTPAEDTALAAQLQLAADHGLPALVHTPHRDKLAGLRRTIDVVRESNLAPEFVVLDHLNETTVKDALDSGCWAGFSIYPDTKMDEDRMVAVLKLHGTEKILVNSAADWGRSDPLKTRGVGDAMLAAGFTEDDVDQVLWRNPVAFYGQSGRLHLDTATPDPLHEGNSILRGGE; from the coding sequence ATGCGCATCTTCGACCCGCATATCCACATGACCTCCCGCACCACGGACGACTATCAGGCGATGTACGACGCCGGGGTCCGGGCCCTCGTCGAACCGTCCTTCTGGCTGGGCCAGCCCCGTACCTCGCCCGCCAGCTTCTTCGACTACTTCGACGCCCTGCTCGGCTGGGAGCCTTTCCGCGCCGCCCAGTACGGCATCGCGCACCACTGCACGCTCGCCCTCAACCCCAAAGAGGCGAACGACCCGCGCTGCACCCCCGTCCTGGACGCCCTGCCGCGCTATCTGGTCAAGGACTCCGTCGTCGCCGTCGGCGAGATCGGCTACGACTCCATGACCCCGGCCGAGGACACCGCGCTGGCCGCCCAGCTCCAGCTCGCCGCCGACCACGGGCTGCCCGCACTCGTCCACACCCCGCACCGCGACAAGCTCGCCGGCCTGCGCCGCACCATCGACGTCGTCCGGGAGTCGAACCTCGCCCCGGAGTTCGTCGTGCTCGACCACCTCAACGAGACGACGGTGAAGGACGCCCTGGACAGCGGCTGCTGGGCCGGCTTCTCCATCTACCCGGACACCAAGATGGACGAGGACCGCATGGTCGCCGTCCTCAAACTCCACGGCACCGAGAAGATCCTCGTCAACTCGGCCGCCGACTGGGGCAGGAGCGACCCGCTGAAGACCCGCGGTGTCGGTGACGCGATGCTCGCCGCCGGCTTCACCGAGGACGACGTCGACCAGGTCCTCTGGCGCAACCCCGTCGCCTTCTACGGCCAGAGCGGCCGCCTCCACCTCGACACCGCCACCCCCGACCCGCTCCACGAGGGCAACTCCATCCTCCGCGGCGGGGAGTGA
- the eboE gene encoding metabolite traffic protein EboE: MRFRHPDGTTVHLAYCTNVHPAENLEGVRAQLRDHCEPVRKRLGRDRLGIGLWLARDAARTLVNDPSQLRSLRAELDHRGLEVVTLNGFPYEGFGAEEVKYRVYKPDWTDPERLAHTTDLARLLATLLPDDVTDGTISTLPIAWRTPYTGDPEAARTALAALTTLGERLDALAELTGKSIRIGLEPEPGCTVETTADAIAPLTAIGHERIGVCVDTCHLATSFEDPDGALDALDAAGIPVVKAQLSAALHAEHPHLPEVRTALAAFAEPRFLHQTRISTAAGLRGTDDLDEAVTGDTLPDSAPWRAHFHVPLHAPPAPPLTSTLPVLRSTLTRLVGGTQPLTRHLEVETYTWQALPAELRPRTRAQLADGIAAELTLARDLLVDLGLKELP, from the coding sequence ATGCGCTTCCGTCACCCCGACGGCACCACCGTCCACCTCGCGTACTGCACCAACGTCCACCCGGCCGAAAACCTCGAAGGAGTCCGCGCCCAACTGCGCGACCACTGCGAACCGGTACGCAAACGGCTCGGCCGCGACCGCCTCGGCATCGGCCTCTGGCTCGCCAGGGACGCCGCCCGCACCCTGGTCAACGACCCCTCGCAACTGCGCTCCCTGCGCGCCGAACTCGACCACCGGGGACTCGAAGTCGTCACGCTCAACGGCTTCCCGTACGAGGGATTCGGCGCCGAAGAAGTCAAGTACCGGGTGTACAAGCCGGACTGGACGGACCCCGAACGGCTCGCCCATACCACCGACCTCGCCCGGCTCCTCGCCACCCTCCTCCCCGACGACGTCACCGACGGCACCATCTCCACCCTCCCCATCGCCTGGCGCACCCCGTACACGGGCGACCCCGAGGCGGCCCGCACCGCACTCGCCGCCCTCACCACCCTCGGCGAACGCCTCGACGCGCTGGCCGAACTCACCGGGAAGTCCATCCGGATCGGCCTCGAACCCGAACCCGGCTGCACCGTCGAAACCACCGCCGACGCCATCGCCCCCCTCACCGCCATCGGCCACGAACGCATCGGCGTCTGCGTCGACACCTGCCATCTCGCCACCTCCTTCGAGGACCCGGACGGCGCACTCGACGCGCTCGACGCCGCCGGCATCCCCGTCGTCAAGGCACAGCTCTCCGCCGCCCTGCACGCCGAGCACCCCCACCTCCCCGAAGTGCGCACCGCACTCGCCGCCTTCGCCGAGCCCCGCTTCCTCCACCAGACCCGCATCTCCACCGCCGCGGGGCTGCGCGGCACCGACGACCTCGACGAGGCGGTCACCGGCGACACCCTGCCCGACAGCGCCCCGTGGCGCGCCCACTTCCACGTCCCCCTGCACGCACCTCCCGCACCACCGCTCACCTCCACCCTCCCCGTGCTCCGGTCCACGCTGACCCGTCTCGTCGGCGGTACGCAGCCGCTCACCCGGCACCTGGAGGTCGAGACGTACACCTGGCAGGCGCTCCCGGCCGAGCTGCGCCCCCGGACCCGCGCCCAGCTCGCCGACGGCATCGCCGCCGAACTCACCCTCGCCCGCGACCTCCTGGTCGACCTCGGTCTCAAGGAGCTGCCATGA
- a CDS encoding nucleotide pyrophosphatase/phosphodiesterase family protein, translated as MTTAGTTDSPTPLLVLDVVGLTPRLLDHMPHLKALGQDGTHAPLGTVLPAVTCAAQSTFLTGTTPAEHGIVANGWYFRELGDVLLWRQHNGLVEGDKLWDAARRAHPGYTVANICWWYAMGADTDFTVTPRPVYYADGRKEPDCYTRPPALHDELTAKLGTFPLFHFWGPGADLVSSQWIIDATRHILDTRHPDLALCYLPHLDYDLQRYGPDDPRAFKAAADLDRAVAPLLDDARREGRTVVALSEYGITRVERPVDINRALRRAGLLEVHTQDGMEYLDPMTSRAFAVADHQIAHIYVRRPEDLEATREALADLPGIEQLLDDEGKKAHGLDHPRSGELVAVADPDAWFTYYYWLDDDRAPDFAQLVEIHRKPGYDPVELFLDPQDPYVRVRAATAVARKKLGMRYRMAVVPLDPSPIRGSHGRLPLSDDEGPLILCSTPHAFTGPVRATEVKSLLLQLAGLH; from the coding sequence ATGACCACTGCCGGGACCACCGACTCACCCACACCGCTCCTGGTCCTCGACGTCGTGGGGCTCACCCCCCGACTCCTCGACCACATGCCGCACCTCAAGGCCCTCGGACAGGACGGCACCCACGCCCCGCTCGGCACCGTTCTCCCCGCCGTGACGTGCGCCGCCCAGTCCACCTTCCTCACCGGCACCACTCCCGCCGAACACGGCATCGTCGCCAACGGCTGGTACTTCCGCGAACTCGGTGACGTCCTCCTGTGGCGTCAGCACAACGGACTGGTCGAGGGCGACAAGCTCTGGGACGCCGCCCGCCGCGCCCACCCCGGCTACACCGTCGCCAACATCTGCTGGTGGTACGCGATGGGCGCCGACACCGACTTCACCGTCACCCCGCGACCCGTCTACTACGCCGACGGCCGCAAGGAACCCGACTGCTACACCCGCCCGCCGGCCCTCCATGACGAACTCACCGCGAAACTCGGCACCTTCCCCCTCTTCCACTTCTGGGGGCCCGGCGCCGACCTCGTCTCCTCCCAGTGGATCATCGACGCGACCCGGCACATCCTCGACACCCGCCACCCCGACCTCGCCCTCTGTTACCTCCCGCACCTCGACTACGACCTCCAGCGCTACGGCCCGGACGATCCGCGCGCCTTCAAGGCCGCGGCCGACCTCGACCGGGCCGTCGCCCCGCTGCTCGACGACGCCCGCCGCGAGGGCCGCACCGTCGTGGCCCTCTCCGAGTACGGCATCACCCGCGTCGAGCGGCCCGTCGACATCAACCGCGCCCTGCGCCGCGCCGGCCTGCTGGAGGTCCACACCCAGGACGGCATGGAGTACCTGGACCCGATGACCTCCCGGGCCTTCGCCGTCGCCGACCACCAGATCGCGCACATCTACGTACGCCGCCCCGAGGACCTCGAAGCGACCCGCGAAGCCCTGGCGGACCTCCCGGGCATCGAGCAGCTCCTGGACGACGAGGGCAAGAAGGCACACGGACTCGACCATCCCCGCTCCGGCGAGCTGGTCGCCGTCGCGGACCCGGACGCCTGGTTCACGTACTACTACTGGCTCGACGACGACCGCGCGCCCGACTTCGCGCAGCTTGTCGAGATCCACCGCAAACCCGGCTACGACCCCGTCGAGCTCTTCCTGGACCCCCAGGACCCCTACGTCCGGGTCAGGGCGGCCACGGCCGTCGCCCGCAAGAAGCTCGGCATGCGTTACCGCATGGCGGTCGTCCCCCTGGACCCGTCACCTATTCGAGGCAGCCACGGCCGCCTCCCCCTGAGCGACGACGAAGGTCCGCTCATCCTCTGCTCCACCCCCCACGCGTTCACCGGCCCGGTCCGGGCCACCGAAGTGAAGTCCCTGCTCCTCCAGCTTGCCGGACTGCACTGA
- a CDS encoding sugar phosphate isomerase/epimerase family protein: MSRRRTPVDAELARKLSRRSMLGVAAGATAAALVGAAAPTASAHDKPHGKPNGKPHGAPLLPPGRLGIQLYTLRDKVSTLGFDKVFAELEAFGYDEVEYAGYTQGSAGDITLAQLKRLTRDHGLKGIGSHVGYSDDNNPNAYTFAQNLTKVLDDAQALDLKHIGTASGPFRYGSTVDAWKRAADDFNTYGAAARKRGMKFYQHNHAEEFSFATDQPDVRLYDVLLAETDPDLVYLEMDIYWAYVGQFRFGKRVDGTPDSFDPLHYVLKHPDRYPLFHVKDGEEDVAARDGYRMVDVGDGDIDYARFLTAVNKTRGGRRDHHWQVEHDQPIVDSFTTARRSAAYLHTLRQKGC, translated from the coding sequence ATGAGCCGCCGCCGCACCCCCGTGGACGCCGAACTCGCCCGCAAGCTCAGCCGACGTTCCATGCTCGGCGTCGCCGCCGGAGCCACCGCCGCCGCACTCGTGGGAGCCGCGGCCCCCACCGCCAGTGCCCACGACAAGCCTCACGGCAAGCCGAACGGGAAGCCCCACGGCGCCCCCCTGCTGCCGCCCGGCCGTCTCGGAATCCAGCTCTACACCCTCCGGGACAAGGTCTCGACCCTCGGCTTCGACAAGGTCTTCGCCGAGCTGGAGGCATTCGGGTACGACGAGGTCGAGTACGCCGGTTACACCCAGGGCTCGGCCGGTGACATCACACTCGCGCAGCTCAAGCGGCTCACCCGGGACCACGGGCTGAAGGGCATAGGCAGCCACGTCGGTTACTCCGACGACAACAACCCCAACGCCTACACCTTCGCGCAGAACCTCACCAAGGTCCTCGACGACGCCCAGGCACTCGACCTCAAGCACATCGGCACCGCGTCCGGCCCGTTCCGCTACGGCTCGACGGTCGACGCCTGGAAGCGGGCCGCCGACGACTTCAACACCTACGGAGCCGCGGCCAGGAAGCGCGGCATGAAGTTCTACCAGCACAACCACGCCGAGGAGTTCTCCTTCGCCACCGACCAGCCGGACGTCCGCCTCTACGACGTGCTGCTCGCCGAGACCGACCCCGACCTGGTCTACCTGGAGATGGACATCTACTGGGCGTACGTCGGCCAGTTCCGCTTCGGCAAGCGGGTGGACGGCACGCCCGACTCCTTCGACCCGCTGCACTACGTGCTGAAGCACCCCGACCGCTACCCGCTCTTCCACGTCAAGGACGGCGAGGAGGACGTGGCCGCCCGCGACGGCTACCGGATGGTGGACGTCGGCGACGGCGACATCGACTACGCCCGTTTCCTGACCGCCGTCAACAAGACCAGGGGCGGCCGCCGCGACCACCACTGGCAGGTGGAGCACGACCAGCCGATCGTCGACTCCTTCACCACGGCCCGGCGCTCCGCCGCCTATCTGCACACCCTGCGGCAGAAGGGCTGCTGA
- a CDS encoding DUF2254 domain-containing protein — MSDRGYRPPRVLSPLREHLRETFWFAPALTLVCAIVLWFVASEIDKQLIVYLQNEQAYDEIKDLLSIAEDTQTIVVTISSAMMTFIGVVFSISLVAVQMASGQLTPRVVRIFVRSRISKLTLSVFLATFVFSLLVLSSYESETDPRLVTSVPFVQSVLTAVLVGLSLLLFIAYVSSTLRLMQVGPVVDRITRDSFRVLGRMPSGLPQEGPITAETGQFVHEGRAGVLRDVNVARLVRAARQQGVVLRLIPRIGDFVVPGTPVLAVHGGSAPPRRALRYTVSVGVERTLHQDLAFGLRQLSDIALRAVSPAVNDPTTAVQCLDRIVQFLTALVDLPLGAVHHRDREGAVRLVQDVPGWADLVDLGFEEIRRCAVNSPQVTRRLLAGIDDLALLAAPDRQKPLIRHRALLVQAVERTVPDAAEREFALLPDRQGIG, encoded by the coding sequence ATGAGTGATCGCGGCTATCGGCCACCCCGCGTGCTGTCACCGTTGCGTGAGCATCTGCGCGAAACCTTCTGGTTCGCTCCGGCTCTGACGCTGGTCTGCGCCATCGTGCTCTGGTTCGTCGCCTCGGAGATCGACAAGCAGCTCATCGTCTACCTCCAGAACGAGCAGGCGTACGACGAGATCAAGGACCTGCTCTCGATCGCCGAGGACACCCAGACGATCGTCGTCACGATCAGCTCGGCGATGATGACCTTCATCGGTGTGGTCTTCAGTATTTCGCTGGTGGCCGTGCAGATGGCGAGCGGGCAGCTCACACCCCGAGTGGTGCGGATCTTCGTACGGAGCCGGATCAGCAAGCTCACGCTGTCGGTGTTCCTGGCGACGTTCGTGTTCTCGCTGCTGGTCCTGAGCTCGTACGAGAGCGAGACGGATCCGCGCCTCGTCACGTCCGTGCCGTTTGTGCAGAGTGTGCTGACCGCCGTGCTCGTCGGGCTCAGTCTGCTGCTCTTCATCGCCTATGTGAGCTCCACGCTGCGTCTCATGCAGGTCGGCCCCGTCGTCGACCGCATCACCCGGGATTCCTTCCGGGTACTGGGGCGGATGCCAAGCGGCCTGCCCCAGGAGGGACCGATCACGGCCGAGACCGGGCAGTTCGTGCACGAGGGGCGGGCCGGGGTGCTGCGGGATGTGAACGTGGCGCGGCTGGTGCGGGCCGCGCGGCAACAGGGCGTCGTTCTGCGACTGATCCCGCGGATCGGGGACTTCGTCGTGCCGGGGACACCGGTGCTCGCGGTCCACGGCGGGAGCGCGCCGCCCCGGCGCGCGCTGCGGTACACGGTGTCCGTCGGCGTCGAGCGCACCCTGCACCAGGATCTGGCGTTCGGGCTGCGCCAGCTGTCGGACATCGCGCTGCGGGCCGTCTCGCCGGCCGTGAACGACCCGACCACCGCCGTGCAGTGCCTGGACCGGATCGTGCAGTTCCTCACGGCCCTCGTGGACCTTCCCCTCGGCGCCGTCCACCACCGGGACCGCGAGGGAGCCGTGCGGCTGGTGCAGGACGTGCCGGGATGGGCGGATCTGGTGGATCTCGGATTCGAGGAGATCAGGCGGTGTGCCGTGAACAGTCCGCAGGTGACCCGGCGGCTGCTGGCCGGGATCGACGATCTCGCGCTGCTCGCGGCGCCCGATCGGCAGAAGCCGCTGATCAGGCACCGTGCACTGCTGGTTCAGGCGGTCGAGCGCACGGTGCCGGACGCGGCCGAGCGGGAGTTCGCGCTGCTTCCCGACCGACAGGGGATCGGGTGA